In the genome of Oxalobacter aliiformigenes, one region contains:
- a CDS encoding YbhB/YbcL family Raf kinase inhibitor-like protein, producing MTMTIRSPAFSHNEMMPALYTCEGENISPPLEWTAPPAGTKSLVMISDDPDAPDPAAPKMTWVHWVLYNLPPVAGVLPEGVADGDLPAGTLIGINDRQFAGYSGPCPPIGTHRYFFKLYALDTVLPDLGNTTKAEIVKRMEGHILAQSELIGLYIRSENR from the coding sequence ATGACGATGACGATACGTTCGCCGGCATTTTCACATAATGAAATGATGCCGGCTCTTTATACTTGTGAGGGTGAAAACATTTCTCCGCCGCTGGAATGGACAGCTCCACCGGCCGGCACAAAAAGTCTGGTCATGATTTCGGACGATCCGGATGCTCCTGATCCGGCTGCGCCGAAGATGACATGGGTTCACTGGGTTCTTTACAATCTGCCTCCTGTTGCCGGTGTATTGCCTGAAGGTGTTGCCGACGGGGACTTGCCGGCAGGGACGCTGATCGGCATCAATGACCGGCAGTTTGCCGGATACAGTGGTCCCTGTCCTCCGATCGGAACACACCGTTATTTTTTCAAGTTGTATGCTCTGGATACGGTTTTGCCTGACCTTGGCAATACGACCAAAGCTGAAATTGTGAAGCGGATGGAAGGACATATTCTGGCACAGTCCGAATTGATCGGACTTTATATCCGCAGCGAAAACAGATGA
- a CDS encoding Hsp20/alpha crystallin family protein, which yields MLDSLKEAGKSIGRELTRAWESLSDGWRELLSRCGSALVRYERPKYGNDNDSFPYWGLINAEVEETASDLVVRVEMPGVEKENFSIQIVGNTLFIRGEKQLVRENGGSTYHLVERAYGSFERTIALPKNVDSEKSQANYVDGVLAIRLPKAISETVRNIPVE from the coding sequence ATGCTTGATTCCTTGAAAGAGGCCGGGAAAAGTATTGGACGTGAGCTGACCCGTGCCTGGGAAAGTCTGTCGGATGGCTGGCGCGAATTGCTCAGCCGGTGCGGCAGCGCGCTGGTCCGTTACGAAAGGCCTAAATACGGAAATGACAATGATTCATTTCCTTATTGGGGGCTGATCAATGCGGAAGTGGAAGAAACGGCTTCCGATCTGGTTGTCCGGGTCGAGATGCCCGGTGTCGAAAAGGAAAATTTTTCGATCCAGATTGTCGGGAATACGCTTTTCATTCGCGGAGAAAAGCAGTTGGTACGTGAAAACGGAGGAAGCACTTACCATCTTGTTGAACGGGCATACGGTTCGTTCGAAAGGACAATTGCTTTGCCTAAAAATGTTGACAGTGAAAAATCACAGGCAAACTATGTCGATGGCGTACTGGCAATCCGTTTGCCGAAAGCCATCAGCGAAACGGTCCGCAATATTCCGGTTGAATGA
- a CDS encoding oxidative damage protection protein has product MTRTVHCIKLDKEAEGLDFPPYPGELGKKIYENVSKEAWQAWIRLQTMLVNEYRLNMADPKARAYLKEQMENHFFGEGADQAEGYIPEKK; this is encoded by the coding sequence ATGACGAGAACTGTTCATTGCATCAAGCTGGACAAGGAAGCGGAAGGGCTGGATTTCCCTCCGTATCCGGGAGAACTGGGAAAAAAAATTTATGAAAACGTTTCCAAGGAGGCGTGGCAGGCGTGGATACGTTTGCAAACGATGCTGGTCAATGAATACCGTTTGAATATGGCCGATCCCAAAGCGCGCGCCTATCTCAAGGAACAGATGGAAAATCATTTCTTTGGCGAGGGGGCCGATCAGGCGGAAGGGTATATTCCTGAAAAGAAATAG
- the argA gene encoding amino-acid N-acetyltransferase → MEEQFVKWLRSVAPYIHAFRGQTFVVAFPGELVKAGMLPVLAHDISLLHALGIKVVIVHGSRPQVEEQLDLRHVKSRYYNGTRITDPEALECAKEAAGELRMDIEAAFSQGLPNTPMAHAEIRLISGNFVTATPLGILDGIDLQWTGKVRKIAYDSIHPILASGDLVLLSPLGYSPTGEAFNVRMEDVAVSAALALHAHKLIFLTETPLVRDVKGDEIRELTSHQVETLLKTAHLSQEAMSYLRYAAKACIGGTPRTHIVPYATDGSMLLELFTHDGVGTMVTYENVESLREATIGDVGAILKLIEPYEANGTLVKRGRELLEREIEYFSVIEHDGVIFGCAALYPFPAEKMAEMACLIVDPDVQGEGDGERILNHMEDRARALGFDRLFILTTQTAHWFLRRGFVYASVEELPKDRQRIYNWQRKSQVLIKKL, encoded by the coding sequence ATGGAAGAACAATTTGTCAAATGGCTTCGTTCTGTCGCTCCTTATATACATGCTTTTCGCGGACAGACATTTGTTGTCGCCTTTCCGGGGGAGCTGGTAAAAGCCGGTATGTTACCTGTTCTGGCTCACGATATCTCACTGTTGCATGCTTTGGGTATCAAAGTGGTCATTGTGCATGGATCACGTCCGCAGGTGGAAGAACAGCTGGATTTGCGCCATGTCAAAAGCCGGTATTATAACGGAACACGCATTACCGATCCTGAAGCGCTTGAATGCGCCAAAGAGGCCGCCGGCGAGTTGAGGATGGATATTGAGGCGGCATTCAGCCAAGGGTTGCCGAACACGCCAATGGCGCATGCTGAAATACGTCTTATTTCAGGCAATTTTGTCACGGCGACGCCTTTGGGGATACTGGATGGTATTGACCTGCAATGGACGGGCAAAGTCCGGAAAATCGCTTACGACAGTATTCATCCTATTCTGGCGTCGGGAGATCTGGTTCTTCTTTCACCTTTGGGGTATTCCCCAACAGGAGAGGCCTTCAATGTCCGTATGGAAGATGTTGCTGTTTCGGCAGCATTGGCATTGCATGCCCACAAACTGATTTTCCTGACGGAAACCCCTCTTGTCCGGGATGTGAAAGGTGACGAGATCCGGGAACTGACTTCGCATCAGGTCGAAACGTTGCTAAAAACGGCACATTTGTCACAGGAAGCCATGTCTTATCTCCGTTATGCAGCCAAAGCTTGTATTGGCGGAACGCCACGAACCCATATTGTTCCCTATGCGACAGATGGTTCAATGTTGCTGGAACTGTTTACCCATGATGGCGTCGGAACGATGGTGACTTATGAAAATGTCGAATCCTTGCGTGAAGCGACAATCGGAGATGTCGGGGCGATTCTCAAACTGATCGAGCCTTATGAAGCCAACGGTACCCTGGTCAAACGGGGCAGGGAGTTACTGGAACGTGAAATCGAGTATTTTTCGGTCATCGAACATGATGGTGTTATATTCGGTTGTGCAGCCCTGTATCCTTTTCCGGCAGAAAAAATGGCCGAGATGGCCTGTCTGATCGTTGATCCGGATGTTCAGGGGGAAGGGGACGGGGAAAGAATACTGAATCACATGGAAGACCGGGCACGGGCACTGGGGTTTGACAGATTGTTTATTCTGACAACCCAGACGGCTCACTGGTTTTTGCGCAGAGGTTTTGTTTATGCCAGTGTTGAGGAGTTGCCGAAAGACCGGCAAAGAATATATAACTGGCAGCGCAAATCCCAGGTGTTGATCAAGAAACTTTGA